From Planctomycetota bacterium, a single genomic window includes:
- a CDS encoding heavy metal-associated domain-containing protein: MPISDEPASIDPRESRDSLLIVQIAGMHSHACEEAVVRGLEAVTGVREAEVDFPSGQASVIYDAHRVAAHELMAAVEETGYRCGEYHLGGSVAGVDGNRSKAPKS, translated from the coding sequence ATGCCAATCAGCGACGAGCCAGCCTCCATCGACCCCCGCGAGTCGCGAGATTCGCTCTTAATTGTCCAGATCGCGGGCATGCACAGCCATGCGTGCGAGGAGGCGGTCGTGCGAGGGCTCGAGGCCGTGACGGGCGTCCGCGAGGCGGAGGTCGACTTCCCCAGCGGGCAGGCGTCGGTGATCTACGACGCCCACCGCGTCGCCGCCCACGAGTTGATGGCGGCTGTCGAGGAGACGGGCTATCGGTGCGGCGAATACCACCTCGGCGGCAGCGTCGCCGGCGTGGACGGGAATCGGTCGAAAGCTCCCAAAAGCTAG